The following proteins are co-located in the Chryseobacterium daecheongense genome:
- a CDS encoding beta-glucosidase — protein MKLGIISILAVASLFSCKNAQMGKQEIVKKEAVKSTMSDEQLMDKVQRDALKYFWDYAEPNSMLGRERYHEDDIYPDHDKHVITTGGSGFGLATILVGVERGFVPRKEAVKRLTHMMDFLAKADRHKGAWSHWINGETGKTVPFGKKDNGGDLVETAFLTSGILMVREYFKNGNDEEKALAKKCDELWKGIQWNWYTKGGEKVLYWHWSPEYQWEMNFPLEGYNECMITYILAASSPTYSIDAETYYKGWTRNGTFLSDKTKYGLPMYVKHNSAEEYGGPLFWAHYSYIGLDPTGLSDKLIKNYFDLNKNQVLIDYKYCLENPKQWKGYGPDYWGLTASYSRNDDGTTGYNAHFPQNDHGVISPTAALSSFPYSPKESMDFLKFIYIKKPEFVGSAGPYDATSIHYNNWFTPRYLAIDQGTIAPMIENYRTGFLWKLFMNAPEIQQGLKKLSFKSEKYGIK, from the coding sequence ATGAAGTTAGGAATCATTTCTATTCTGGCAGTGGCGTCATTATTTTCCTGTAAAAATGCCCAGATGGGAAAACAGGAAATAGTAAAAAAAGAAGCTGTAAAAAGTACTATGAGTGATGAACAGCTGATGGACAAGGTTCAACGGGATGCTTTAAAATATTTCTGGGATTATGCAGAACCGAATTCTATGTTGGGAAGAGAACGTTATCATGAAGATGATATCTATCCGGATCATGATAAACATGTAATAACTACAGGTGGATCAGGATTTGGCTTAGCTACAATATTGGTCGGAGTGGAAAGAGGTTTTGTTCCCAGGAAAGAAGCGGTGAAAAGATTGACGCATATGATGGATTTTCTTGCTAAAGCAGATCGCCATAAAGGAGCATGGTCTCACTGGATCAATGGAGAAACGGGCAAAACAGTTCCTTTTGGAAAAAAAGATAATGGAGGAGATTTGGTGGAAACCGCATTTTTAACTTCAGGAATTTTAATGGTCCGTGAATATTTTAAAAATGGGAATGATGAAGAAAAAGCTCTGGCAAAGAAATGTGACGAACTATGGAAAGGAATTCAATGGAACTGGTATACCAAAGGCGGAGAGAAGGTTTTGTATTGGCATTGGTCTCCGGAATATCAGTGGGAAATGAATTTTCCATTAGAAGGATATAATGAATGTATGATTACTTATATTCTGGCGGCATCTTCTCCAACCTATTCAATTGATGCAGAAACTTATTATAAAGGATGGACCAGAAACGGAACTTTTCTTTCAGATAAAACGAAATACGGTCTTCCGATGTATGTGAAGCATAACTCTGCTGAGGAGTATGGCGGACCTTTATTCTGGGCACATTATTCATATATCGGGTTAGATCCCACCGGCCTTTCAGATAAACTGATTAAAAATTATTTTGATTTAAATAAAAACCAGGTCCTTATTGATTATAAATATTGTCTGGAAAACCCAAAACAATGGAAAGGATATGGTCCGGATTATTGGGGGCTTACGGCAAGCTATTCCAGAAATGACGATGGAACTACCGGATACAACGCTCATTTTCCTCAGAATGACCATGGGGTTATTTCTCCAACTGCAGCTTTAAGCAGTTTTCCCTATTCACCGAAAGAATCAATGGACTTTTTAAAATTTATTTATATTAAAAAACCTGAATTCGTGGGTTCAGCAGGACCTTATGACGCGACATCTATCCATTATAACAATTGGTTTACCCCAAGATATCTTGCCATTGACCAGGGAACAATTGCCCCGATGATTGAAAACTACAGGACAGGATTTTTATGGAAGCTGTTTATGAATGCTCCTGAAATTCAACAGGGTTTGAAAAAATTAAGTTTCAAATCTGAAAAATATGGAATCAAATAA
- a CDS encoding RagB/SusD family nutrient uptake outer membrane protein encodes MKRNKILLVSLMLLGLGTVTQNCSDDFIDVAPSESMTIGDLDKFNNDNGATYFVNSIYAKFLDWNMSTFAWIGVTSIISDDADKGSSPGDAGSDKDILDALNITATTPSFKELFASNYQGINRSNQALQYIPQLDKADPALRKRLIGEAKFLRAFMYFTLVRSFGGVPLVDHVPVQGNENDKKMQLTRVSKEEIYAFIEKDLKDAIEALPDRTTYTGTNVGRASVGAAHALLAKVYLYQKKWQLAVDQTNLVTGYSLTPNFIDIYKVSGENNAESIFEINGSGSDNGRAIQQYSQVQGARGAGGWGWGFATPTQGLYDAYTAEGDTERRDATIIHREMTLYDGRFVPATVENKFYNYKAYSSDYTSQASTDVNIRYLRYAEVLLIKAEALNELGQTSSAIPLLNQVRQRANIANTTATSQADVRTAIWKERRLELAFEHDRWFDLVRTGQAKTAMAADGGKNFIVGKHELFPLPQDFITEAGGLSAQNPGY; translated from the coding sequence ATGAAAAGAAATAAAATATTACTCGTCTCTTTAATGTTATTAGGATTAGGGACGGTTACACAAAATTGTAGCGACGATTTTATCGACGTTGCCCCTTCTGAATCAATGACGATTGGTGATCTGGACAAATTCAACAATGATAATGGAGCAACTTACTTCGTAAATTCAATTTATGCTAAATTTTTAGATTGGAATATGAGTACATTTGCCTGGATTGGTGTCACATCTATTATCTCCGATGATGCGGATAAAGGGTCCAGCCCCGGAGATGCAGGATCAGATAAAGATATTCTGGATGCTTTAAACATCACAGCCACTACGCCTTCTTTTAAAGAATTATTTGCTTCAAATTATCAAGGGATCAATAGATCTAATCAGGCTTTACAGTATATTCCTCAACTAGATAAAGCTGATCCCGCATTAAGGAAAAGGCTAATCGGAGAAGCTAAATTCTTAAGAGCATTTATGTATTTTACTTTGGTAAGATCCTTTGGTGGGGTTCCTTTAGTAGATCATGTACCTGTCCAAGGGAATGAAAACGATAAAAAGATGCAGCTTACAAGAGTAAGTAAAGAAGAAATCTATGCCTTTATAGAAAAAGATCTAAAAGATGCTATCGAAGCACTTCCTGACCGCACAACATATACAGGGACAAATGTAGGAAGAGCTTCTGTGGGAGCTGCGCACGCTCTATTGGCAAAAGTGTATCTTTATCAGAAGAAATGGCAGTTAGCAGTCGACCAAACAAATTTAGTTACTGGTTATTCACTTACACCTAATTTTATTGATATTTATAAAGTTTCCGGAGAAAATAATGCAGAGTCCATTTTTGAAATTAATGGTTCCGGGAGTGATAACGGCAGAGCTATTCAGCAATATTCCCAAGTTCAGGGTGCCCGTGGTGCAGGAGGCTGGGGTTGGGGTTTTGCAACTCCAACTCAGGGATTGTATGACGCCTACACTGCTGAAGGAGACACAGAGAGAAGGGATGCAACAATTATTCATAGAGAAATGACTTTGTATGATGGACGGTTTGTCCCTGCTACTGTAGAAAATAAATTCTATAATTACAAAGCTTACTCTTCTGATTATACGAGTCAGGCCTCGACAGATGTTAATATTCGTTATCTAAGATATGCTGAAGTATTATTAATTAAGGCAGAAGCATTGAATGAATTAGGACAGACCAGTTCTGCCATTCCATTGTTGAACCAGGTGAGACAAAGAGCTAATATTGCGAATACAACAGCAACTTCTCAAGCCGATGTAAGAACTGCAATCTGGAAAGAAAGGAGATTGGAACTGGCTTTTGAACACGACAGATGGTTTGATCTGGTTCGAACAGGGCAAGCAAAAACAGCAATGGCAGCTGATGGGGGAAAAAACTTCATTGTCGGGAAGCATGAATTGTTTCCTCTTCCTCAGGACTTTATTACTGAGGCAGGTGGCTTATCAGCTCAAAACCCAGGTTATTAA